The proteins below come from a single Branchiostoma floridae strain S238N-H82 chromosome 5, Bfl_VNyyK, whole genome shotgun sequence genomic window:
- the LOC118415629 gene encoding serine/threonine-protein kinase PDIK1L-like, which yields MEFCPLGTMNNFLLKNGPPYNEQFMRQIADAVAYLHGCGIVHLDLKPDNVLVSGTEQLPIAKVADFGLAKVCGNAFGDIFSQYYLQTAMAFRWYAAPEIWDRHYTKKCDVYSMGVMFAAMLDRTTKTVDGEPLLVVYINGEPVGEVQSENPEINLADHIMTRQPDSMLKQMILHMMAFDYHTRPTAAEVNTSIRQIQSEPCTLS from the exons ATGGAGTTCTGTCCGCTGGGGACTATGAACAACTTTCTGCTGAAAAACGGACCCCCCTACAACGAGCAATTCATGCGGCAGATCGCCGATGCTGTCGCCTACCTGCATGGCTGTGGCATTGTGCACCTGGACCTGAAACCTGACAACGTCCTGGTCTCTGGTACTGAACAATTACCAATCGCAAAGGTGGCTGACTTTGGACTGGCTAAG GTGTGCGGAAACGCATTTGGTGACATCTTTTCTCAGTACTACCTGCAAACAGCTATGGCATTCCGTTGGTACGCTGCCCCGGAGATTTGGGACCGTCACTACACCAAGAAATGTGATGTCTACTCCATGGGTGTCATGTTTGCTGCCATGCTTGACCGTACAACAAAAAC TGTCGATGGTGAACCCCTTCTAGTTGTCTACATCAATGGGGAGCCAGTGGGAGAGGTGCAGAGTGAGAACCCAGAAATCAACCTGGCAGATCACATCATGACAAGACAACCAGACAGCATGCTCAAACAAATGATTCTTCACATGATGGCATTTGACTACCATACCCGTCCCACCGCCGCTGAAGTCAACACATCAATTCGTCAAATACAGTCGGAGCCATGTACACTGTCGTGA